gtctttgctAAAGGCAGAACCTCCTTAGAATCACTGAGGGTGGAAAAGACCTGTAAGGTCATAAAGTCCAACCACAAATCCATCAGTGACAAGTCTaccactaagccatgtccccaCGTGCCACCTCTGTGTCTATGGTGACTTCACCCCTGCCCTTCTggtgaagaaatgtttcctggtacccaacctaaacctcccgTGGTGtgacctgaggccatttcctctggtcTTGTCACTTATTAGGTGGGAGAGGAGACTGATCCCACCTTGCTACAACCTTCCTTCAAGTATTTGTGGAGAACATTAATATGTTCTCTCAATACTTCTTTTACATGGttgctaaaataataaaatattagtATTAACTATTAGGTAGAATAGCTAATACTAATTAACTATTAGTATTAACTATTCTATTAACTATTAGGTAGAATTTTTCATGTTAAAGATTTTATAAGTGTGTAAGTATGTAACTACTCTGGCACTATTGCTACCTGGAGTAGTCCAGAGTCAGGGATTTCTTTAAACATTCTTTATTGCAGTATATAATCCGGTTAGTGTTGATCAAAAAGGGTTAATTTATatccattttccttttacaaggtggggggatttttttgcaCACTATTCTGAGTAATTAAAACACAACAATTATTGCTGTTGTGGTGCTAGTTGGTAGAGTGGCAAAATACCTATTTTAGTGTCCAATGACTTGTAATGATATAACTAAATACATGTCAGGAGAAGAATCCATTGCAGAAAGGACCTTCTTCCCTTGGTTTCATGCCTGATGTTACTAAAACCATGCACAAGTATTCAGGTTgatattttccttccaaaaaccTTCCATGTTTATCTTGCAGGCTTCTGAAAAGTTGGTCTGTGATGTTCAACACTAGAACCACAGGGATTCTTAAAAACAATTGAACTTTCTCTGCATCATAGATAAAgtagttaattttctttgaaagtaGGTTAGAGAATGAAAAGgctcaaagaaaaaagaaattaagacagtttacagatttttttttaaatggaattcagtatggaagagagaagaaaggaaagctcAGTTCTAGTGTGATCCTGTTTGGATGGGAAATAATGGCTGTGTCTAAATTACCAAGTAATTCAATGCAGAAGGAGTCAGATGAAAGCAGTGGTGTGTCTGACACAGGTTTGGAATGTTTTACCCGTGGCTGGCTCTGTCTGCTCACAAATTCTCCCAGGATGTCTGCAGCTCATATCCTGAGCACAGGTTTGGGTCTGTGTCTGCATTAACATTGTTGAGTGCATGGAAGAACTGCTGGGTTAGTTGGTTCAGAAGGATCAAGGGTGCAGTTCCCAGGCACTGAAACTGCTCCACAAGCCAAACCAGCCCTCAGTGAGTGTGGCTAATTAGGGGTTTTAATTCAAAACTGTGCTACTGCTCTGAACTAAAACATTATTTAGATCCAGCCAGGAAAGCCCAAGTGCCATTGTTTGTCCTTTGTTTATCAGGAACGTGAGAGATTGGAAAGCAAATGCCTGTGGTCAGGCCTTTGATGGTAACAGTTGTCTTACTAAAAGGAAGCTGAGCTTATCTTTGAATTATAAACTGATCAGATGCATTTCCTGAGAACAGTATGCTGGTTTTATGCTTGGTTCAGAATTTCACTGCTCTTATATCAACTGATGCaatgaaattgaaataaataatcttttgGGGAAGACAGAGGAGATGGGAGTAATTCCCTTTGagttaaaagcagattttttcaATTAGCTTGAAGGATGTCTAGGAAAATGAGAATTGATGTCTTGCAGAGGGGTAGGAAAAAACTATGTTTTGCTTGCATTATGGATGCTGAATTTTGAGCAATAGCACTtgacaaagtaaaataaaatcattattaaaaatCTAATGTAGATGAAAACTTGTCTGACTAGACTTTCCTATAAAGAACTAGTATAGAGTAGTTAATCTGAAATAGTTTATATCTGTGTTATCATTATATGTTTACTTACATACCCTTCTGGaactatttttttgtttggtggggCTTGTGTTTTTTAacatgtgcattttttttttttctaatgcagTCCTTCCAGGGAAGCCAGGGACGAGCCTACCTCTTCAATTCTGTGTAAGTATGTGCTTATGGTTCTGCACACCACCTGCAGAGTGTAACTTTGTGCTTCCCAAAGGGAAAACAGTAGGATTGACATAGCTGTACTTTGCCCTGTTCTTTTTAATGCTGGCTTTACTCACCAGCAGTAGTTATTAAAGAGCCACTGGGCTGATTCTGAAGCATTCCTTTGCATATATATGAGTTTATCTTATATTTTAAGTAAATCTGCTAAGAGCAGAAAGATTAGGGGAGTGTGTTAATGTGAAATTCCTTTTGTCTATGTAATGGCAGCTGTCTCGAGAGGAGCTGCCATTCTGAGATACTCCAGAAGTCACAAGATATTGAGTGACTGTAAATTTTCTTCAGACAACTCTACTGTGGTCTAAAGAATTTCCCAGTCTGACACTGGGATACATTTACAGGTTAAAGTTTCAGTAAACCTGGTACATCTTTAATGACCTTGAATATTGCAAATGTGCTAGAGGCAAAAGGTCTCTGTGATCTTATCAAGGCTAATATTTGCAATCTTAGGCATGTCCTTCCCTTGATAGGAGGCTCTTTGCATTTGTTAATGGGtgtattttaagttttttacATGCAGGATtgcatttttgtctttatttttcagcagattttttGTGTTGCAGCATTTTGAAAAGATACAGTTGAGTGTCCTGGTCTATTTTTGACCAGGATAATGGAACTGTAACTGCAAAGGATTTGATTGCAGATCCTTGAAATTCTTTTAATATGTAGTCCTTCAGTGGTGACTTAGGATTTCTGCTATAATTCTAATAGGAAGAATCTGGTactgcagcagcaaaaatggcaaaattttGCTCCTATTTAAAACTGTCTAAAAGCTTGGTTTAGTCTTGCCTCATGTTTTCTGCACATACTCATTTGTGGAAAAACTGGCTTGATGCAGTACTTCAAgggatgttttgttttgaaattgcTGTTTGTTCATCAGAGCTTAGTCTGCTGATCTGtagcaaagaaatatttatgaggcttttttcttgctgctaTTTTGGAGCTGGTTCTAAATTCAGCTGTTGGTGCTGATTCACTGGTACAGACTTCCATTAGAGAGGTCTCAAACAGTTTTTGAAGTAAAGCCTGAAACTGTAGAAGTGTCCAGTTACTGTGTAGTGTTCTGTTCTCTGGAAGTTTAACTATTTAGCTTATCTTCGTTGCTGGCAATAAGTGAGTATCACCAACAGTGACACCACAGccacttaaaaacaaaaaacaaaccccttttttcttcctgtccttcTGCTCAGTGTAACAGAGGAAGTTACTTCTGCAGTATTGAATAACttagacatttttttaaactacttttTGTCTGCTGAAGAAAAGCTGGGGAACAGTAAGAAAAGAGACACACTCATCTGTGAAcataatttctctgttttttcaggGTAAATGTGGGCTGTGGTCCAGCAGAGGAGAGAGTTCTTCTGACAGGTTTACATGCTGTAGCAGATATCTATTGTGAAAACTGTAAAACCACTCTTGGATGGAAATATGTAAGTAATATACTTAAATCCTCAATAAATGTTTGCATGTTGAAGCACAGATATTTGAGTAGCCACTGAGTAGCACCTTTGCTGATAGTTTATGTGAGTTAGCTCTGGTGCTTTACCTGTGCACTTGCAGCTGTGTTGCAAGTTTGTGGTTTTGAAAATCTTAGATTCTGGGTAGGATTTTCACTGATTCAGTGTAGTTTCAGATGTTAGAAGTTTTTCTAATGCATTTCCTGTGATGATGAATATAAAGGAGAGCTTTTGAAGAGGTTTGCATTCCCTATTTTCATTACTTctgggaataaataaataacacgTATAACATGCCATTTCCTAACcttcactttaaaaaacattaaaattccCTAAGCAGAGAGAGAACACGATCAGTTCTACAGCAAGATCTGTGCAGATCTGCTGATTCCACTTAGGAGAAGtttgcttctgtttctttctcagtGTGTTTTGacatctcttttttcccctccctccccttaCTCAGTATAACCAGTATGGGTTGTTAACAGTAATGACTCCTGGTTTGTATTTTTACTGTAAGTTTGATGTTTAAAACACTTAATTTCCTGAACTTAATTCAGTGTtgtcctgatttttttatttttttcctttccaggaaCATGCTTTTGAGAGCagtcagaaatacaaagaaggaaaatttatcATTGAACTTGCCCACATGATAAAAGACAATGGCTGGGAGTGAACCACaacctttttccttctgtttggaCTATATTCTGTGGAACAGGCTTTACAAAGACTAATGCAAAGTAAAGGAAGAGCTTGGCTAGAGTGGCCCTGAGAATATCACTGAACTCTGGAACCTCACAAATGAGTAGTGTAGTGTAAGTGGCTATTTCAGGCCATGTTTGCCTTTTCTCCTTGTGTAAGTTCCCTCTTTTTGTACGTGTATTATTGTGTGAACAGTTGTTTTGGAACATTTTGGATGACCTTTTTCTAAACTCTCTCTGACTAAAGAAACAGTTCACTaattgaaaacagattttactgGTTAGCATCTCTCTCTGACCTATGCCTTTAATGCTACTTCTGCTGTGCATGCTTCTTGCCTAAACACCTACACTCCAGTCCTGTAGAAGTTCTGTCCCTGAGCAGTCTGAAAGAACGTATAGGATGGGGTGCTTTTTTATATGTAGCAATTTCTGATGTGTTTGGCAGTGAAGAGGATGCAGTATTGTAgttattaatttcttctttcaaattGAGTGTACCACAACCTATGTACATCTTGTAGGTGAATTGGTTAAAGGTACAGTGCTCACTTCAAAAAAGATTTCAATTGCACTGACTGAAGTTAGCAGGTCTCAAGTTGTTAGGAAAGGTTATGCCAGAGGCTTGGTATCTTAAATGAAATAACATAGAAAGATTTTAAATCAATAATGCTATAGAATATGTTCCTTTAAGACCAACATATTTCCTAAGGAGTTTGCTggataaaaaaatttataaaactaTAGCTTGCAAgattaaaaagacagaaaaatatatgcatcttctattttgaaaaaaaaaattagttggtatattaggaaaaaacaaagttttgGTACTGTACCTTTGCCAGTAACAGGGACTTGTGCATCAGTGAAGTTTTATGGCTGGTTCCATGTAACTGTATAGTCCTAATGCACTGGACAAAGAGGTTGATGTCAAGAAAACTTGTTGAAGTCTTCTGCTTCTGCTACatttgaacaaaaatatttatttttgtgagaAATGGCCAGAGCCTATGACACGAAAATTAATATAGTACCTGTAGGAAAAGGAGGAGTAAtaagagggaagggaagtttGACttgttttttcataaaataaaatagtaagatagtttttaaaatttggggGTGGGGAAAGGGTTTCCCGGTTTGCTGGCTAAATCATCCCCAAGTAtctttttataataaaaatttatatgaAACTCACCTTCTCTTTTGTTCTCATGCTGTTTCTTTAATGGAATCAGTTAATGAGAGAAACTTCTGGAAAGTATATGCACAATATGAGCTGTTGGTATCTGTGTATGCAAACTGAGCAACTGTGAAAGAAACGCTCTACATAAATTTGCTaacttaattttcaaattaaacagTCTCTACAGACTTTTTGTATGTTAATCCTTTTACTGCTTGAGGACaaactgtttgaaaaaaaaaaaccctttaacaCTACAGAAGTCCTATAACTGAACAATACAGAAGCCTTGCAATATGAAATCCCTTTCTCTCAATAACAATTCTAATATGGCACCTGTGAAATTAAtcacaggtgctgctgctgctgttctgtttttGGGAATCTCTCATAGGCTTTCTGAACTCTGCTGCACTTTAGAAATTGTCAGACATGAAAAATTACGCCAATGGGTAGGGGCAATACAAATCTTTAAAACCAGCTTTCCAGTGTTTTTGTGGGCAGGAGGAGTGAGAGGAGCATTCTCCCAGGTGTACACATTCTCTGTGATGCAGGCTGCCTAAACTGCCTGCCAGATGTTGTCATGATTGATACCcatgaattaaaaatgtaagaatTAGAGAAGTAGTTCAAGCTGTTGGGTTTCAGTCCAGAGGCCTGAGGTGGTACAGTTACATTCAACCTGGATTTTGTGGCTTGCACATTGCTTCTTTGTGTTCACATCAGGTCTCATTTTAACAATGCCATTGATGCAAGATGGGCTTGGGTGTTGCCTATCTCATGCTCTTTTTGACCTGGAAttctttgggattttgttttccaactTGTTGCCAACAAGGAAGGCACTAAAACTTCTATCAGCAAAAAGTTTGTGTTGGCTTCTAAGTCCTGTTGCAATGTTGATACTTGTGAACAGCTTGTGTGAGGTTTGTGTATCTTTGGGCTTTCCTTATTTCCTGGCTGCAGACTTGCTGAAGCAGTACACTGGACTGAAGGCAAAAGTAATGGCTACTTTTCCAGAGAgatgaaattacagaaaatatgtaaagtattaagtatttttctctccagaatTGGGGGCTTGGCTAGCTCTTGTTAGTAAGCTAATGCTGTCTCTAACACAGTCTTATTCTTAGAAATTCAACCTCTTTCTTCAGtgcattatttatatttcaaactGGACATTTTCACCAAAACGTTAATTAACTTTGATGCCAAAGGTTGGGACTTCAAGTGCTTAGCACAAAGAGCTTCAGACTACTGGCATAAAGAGTTAATGACCTATATGTGATGTTTATGGCTTTTAAGAGAACCAAACAAAGCAATATTCTTTTTGGTCTTTTATTAAGAGTGGATGCTTGGAAGGAATAAAGAGTAGAACTAGTACAGAATCACTATTTTATGCTGCCATGTAACAATTCTTGAGGCTTATTCTTTTGAGGGAATATGTGAATTTTCTTCCCACGTTGTTTGGCAGCATCAGTGATTATTTTCTCCCCTCATAAAGATATAGAGAATTCTTGTTATTGGTTTTGGTGAAAGTTGAATCCAGATAGCAATGACTGCTGGCTGATGTGAAGAGGTCAGTCTGGTCACTGAACCCTCCAGCAgtcatttgaaagaaaaataaacttacttgaaaaaaaattttactaaAGCATTTTCCCTCTAAGCAATTTTTGTAATATATTAAAGATTATATTTAAAGTTTGTATGTGTTTGCTCTGGGCAAGTTTACTTCCCCTCCAATTTGAGCACTTTTGTTACTTGTACTGGTTATTTTTGGtcttaacatttattttgtattttgttttttataaattGTAACAAAAAGCTTTTGTGAACCTTTGTTTCTTGCTGGCTCTTTCTTGGACCAAATGAACTGACTATGAGCTGGCTTAGAAGAAATGTTCATTGGGATGCATAGGAATTTGCTAGCAAAAATGTACATGTATTGAAAGTTTTTTCCACTGAACCTCTAAAGCGCCATGCCTGTCCTAAAGTAATTAATCATAATTTGGTGTGACTTGAGTAATCTGACCACACATTCTCTGTCTAGGTCCAAAATAATGGTTGTAACAATGGTTTTCCAGGACTGAGTCAGCCTCCAAA
This Serinus canaria isolate serCan28SL12 chromosome 15, serCan2020, whole genome shotgun sequence DNA region includes the following protein-coding sequences:
- the YPEL1 gene encoding protein yippee-like 1 isoform X3, translating into MVKMTKSKTFQAYLPNCHRTYSCIHCRAHLANHDELISKSFQGSQGRAYLFNSVVNVGCGPAEERVLLTGLHAVADIYCENCKTTLGWKYEHAFESSQKYKEGKFIIELAHMIKDNGWE